In Caldicellulosiruptor obsidiansis OB47, a single window of DNA contains:
- the clpB gene encoding ATP-dependent chaperone ClpB, translated as MNMERFTQSLQTTLLDAQNTAIVYKHQEIGVEHLHYALVNEDDKLVAKILKNMGIDIELYKRDIEEQLKKIPMVYGPGASTVYVSRYVNEILIKAEEEAKKFKDEYISVEHVYLTMIDSDIPSAKNIFRKYGITHEKFLQQLYKIRGNQRITSPNPEEVYEVLKKYGRDLTDLARKGKLDPVIGRDDEIRRVIQILSRRTKNNPVLIGEPGVGKTAIVEGLAQRIVKGDVPEGLKDKTIFALDLGALIAGAKYRGEFEERLKAVLNEIIASEGKIILFIDEIHNIVGAGRAEGAMDAGNLLKPMLARGELHCIGATTIDEYRKYIEKDAALERRFQPVLVNPPSVEDTISILRGLKERFEIHHGVRITDDALIAAAKLSDRYISDRFLPDKAIDLIDEAAALLRTEIDSMPTELDEITRKIMQLRIEKNVLQKEENTSAKQRIEEIEKEIAQLQSRADELSAQWEYEKELIKDIRRIKEEIENVKIQIEEAERNYDLNRLSELKYGKLIELQKALDRKRQELEKIPPEKRLLKEEVTEEEIAKIVSKWTGIPVAKLVETERQKILELDKILHKRVVGQDEAIEAVCNAIMRARAGIKDPRKPIGSFLFLGPTGVGKTELARALAEALFDSENNMIRIDMTEYMEKHSVSRLIGAQPGYVGYEEGGQLTEAVRTKPYSVVLFDEIEKAHRDVFNILLQIMDDGRLTDSKGRTVDFKNTIIIMTSNLGSEYLLNAKISNGEIDEETRKLIDRELKLHFRPEFLNRLDEIIIFKPLTKEQIIKIIDLRVAEIQQKLIEKGISIRLTQKAKEFIMENAFDINFGARPIKRFLQKNVETLIAREILKGTIVEGESIDIDVENGRFVIVK; from the coding sequence ATGAATATGGAAAGATTTACTCAAAGTCTTCAAACAACTCTTTTAGATGCTCAAAATACAGCTATTGTTTACAAGCATCAGGAAATAGGAGTAGAGCATCTCCATTATGCACTTGTGAATGAAGATGATAAACTTGTAGCAAAGATTCTTAAAAACATGGGTATTGACATAGAGCTTTATAAAAGAGATATTGAAGAGCAGCTGAAAAAGATTCCAATGGTATACGGACCTGGTGCTTCAACGGTATACGTAAGTAGATATGTAAACGAAATTTTAATCAAAGCTGAAGAAGAAGCAAAAAAGTTTAAAGACGAATATATAAGCGTTGAACATGTTTATTTAACTATGATAGACTCAGATATCCCTTCCGCCAAGAATATATTTAGAAAATATGGAATTACACACGAAAAATTTTTACAGCAGCTTTATAAAATTAGGGGAAATCAAAGAATAACAAGTCCTAACCCCGAGGAAGTCTATGAGGTTTTAAAAAAGTATGGACGGGACCTTACCGATCTTGCGAGAAAAGGCAAGCTTGATCCTGTAATTGGAAGAGATGATGAAATAAGGAGAGTTATTCAAATTCTTTCTCGCAGAACAAAAAATAACCCTGTTTTGATTGGTGAACCTGGAGTTGGTAAAACTGCTATTGTTGAAGGACTTGCACAAAGAATTGTAAAAGGAGATGTTCCAGAGGGGCTTAAAGACAAGACAATTTTTGCTCTTGATTTGGGTGCCCTCATTGCAGGTGCAAAATATAGAGGTGAGTTTGAAGAAAGGCTGAAAGCTGTTTTAAATGAAATCATTGCTTCTGAAGGTAAGATAATACTTTTTATTGATGAAATACACAACATAGTTGGAGCAGGAAGAGCAGAAGGTGCTATGGATGCAGGAAACCTTTTAAAGCCCATGCTGGCGAGAGGAGAACTGCATTGTATCGGTGCAACAACAATTGATGAATATAGAAAATATATAGAAAAGGATGCTGCACTTGAGAGAAGATTTCAGCCTGTTTTAGTAAATCCTCCATCTGTTGAAGATACCATTTCTATTTTGCGAGGACTTAAAGAAAGATTTGAAATCCATCATGGAGTACGAATTACAGATGATGCTTTGATTGCAGCAGCAAAGCTTTCAGACAGATATATTTCAGATAGATTCTTGCCTGACAAAGCAATCGATTTGATTGATGAAGCAGCTGCACTATTGAGAACAGAGATAGACTCAATGCCCACAGAACTGGATGAAATTACAAGAAAGATTATGCAGCTAAGAATTGAAAAAAATGTCTTGCAAAAAGAAGAAAATACGAGCGCAAAACAGCGCATAGAGGAGATTGAAAAGGAAATTGCGCAGCTTCAATCCAGAGCAGATGAACTTTCAGCTCAGTGGGAATATGAGAAAGAGTTGATAAAAGATATAAGAAGAATAAAAGAGGAGATTGAAAATGTTAAGATTCAAATTGAAGAGGCTGAAAGAAACTATGACCTCAATAGACTTTCTGAGCTGAAATATGGCAAGCTCATAGAACTGCAAAAAGCTTTAGATAGAAAACGTCAGGAGTTAGAAAAAATACCACCAGAAAAAAGACTTTTAAAAGAGGAAGTAACAGAAGAAGAAATTGCAAAGATTGTATCAAAGTGGACAGGAATTCCGGTTGCAAAGCTTGTAGAGACTGAAAGGCAAAAGATTTTAGAGCTTGATAAAATCTTGCACAAAAGAGTTGTTGGTCAAGATGAAGCAATTGAAGCTGTGTGCAATGCAATAATGAGAGCGCGAGCTGGAATAAAAGATCCGAGAAAACCAATAGGTAGCTTCTTGTTTTTAGGTCCAACAGGTGTTGGTAAAACAGAACTTGCAAGAGCGTTAGCTGAAGCTCTGTTCGATTCTGAAAACAATATGATAAGAATTGACATGACAGAGTATATGGAGAAACACTCAGTTTCGCGCTTGATTGGTGCACAACCTGGGTATGTGGGATATGAAGAAGGAGGTCAACTTACAGAGGCTGTTAGAACCAAACCTTATTCAGTTGTACTTTTTGATGAAATTGAAAAAGCACATAGAGATGTTTTTAATATTCTCCTACAAATAATGGATGATGGTAGACTTACTGATTCTAAAGGCAGAACAGTGGATTTTAAGAATACTATAATTATAATGACTTCTAACTTGGGAAGCGAATATCTTTTGAACGCTAAGATTTCAAATGGTGAAATAGATGAAGAGACACGGAAACTGATAGATAGAGAATTAAAATTACATTTTAGACCAGAGTTTTTAAACAGACTTGACGAGATAATAATCTTCAAACCTCTCACAAAGGAGCAGATTATAAAAATTATCGACCTTCGAGTTGCAGAAATTCAGCAAAAGCTGATAGAAAAAGGAATTTCAATAAGGTTGACCCAAAAGGCAAAAGAGTTTATTATGGAAAATGCCTTTGATATAAACTTTGGTGCAAGACCAATAAAGAGATTCTTGCAGAAAAATGTTGAAACACTTATAGCAAGAGAGATTTTGAAAGGTACAATTGTTGAAGGTGAAAGTATTGATATAGATGTTGAAAACGGAAGGTTTGTTATAGTAAAATAA
- a CDS encoding sensor domain-containing diguanylate cyclase, translating to MSTEKIAIEKEYIKISWFLILAIVVYLLLDKLLFSPSMEVHSFSQWLVPLIFLVISTGYNLFKTWLFNEEEHISEELFRYLKYFEVINLVFFFGYERLFDLMFVISLVFLFYIERINIKSLRQIAIVLIFAYIFFVFLDFVTNNVNSEDLRNLFYVFYYIFWFSSFIKIEFFEKSQTNEIDIKLRQYDENFKKLQKLNEAKEAKIKELEREISYLKEINKRLNISLGEFFNLQEISKIITQILDTNELLKFVNDVLIGVTGVDKSSILLFNKDKTELYVAFSNLPENEQKESFKQENIEWLKSVALNCENGYRNKVSSADCPFINGRATKSIMYASLATKNDKYGIILLEHIFEDVFTEDNLRFLTSIAAQVSIALENSSLYQQMRSMAMVDGLTGAFNRIYLYEFLEKEIQTSGRRYPISIALFDVDNFKKLNDTYGHLFGDKVLQTVVRIAREKVRKGDIVARYGGEEFIIVFNHLESNEAYKVVERIRRAIESETIEDNLIQTRVTVSFGIASYPLHADNVKDLIKCADVAMYRAKSSGKNCTVIYNQELEMKV from the coding sequence GTGAGTACTGAAAAAATAGCAATTGAAAAAGAATACATAAAAATTTCATGGTTTTTAATTTTGGCAATAGTAGTGTATTTGCTTTTAGATAAACTTTTATTTTCACCCTCAATGGAAGTTCATTCCTTTTCACAATGGCTTGTTCCCCTAATATTTTTGGTTATTTCAACAGGTTACAATTTATTTAAAACGTGGCTTTTCAATGAAGAAGAACATATTAGTGAGGAACTCTTTAGATATCTCAAATATTTTGAGGTTATAAATCTTGTATTCTTTTTTGGATATGAGAGACTTTTTGATTTAATGTTTGTTATATCGCTGGTATTTCTGTTCTATATTGAAAGAATAAATATAAAGAGTTTAAGACAAATTGCAATAGTCTTAATTTTTGCCTATATATTTTTTGTATTTCTCGATTTTGTTACTAATAATGTCAACAGTGAAGATTTGAGAAATCTATTTTATGTTTTTTATTATATATTTTGGTTTTCTTCGTTTATAAAAATCGAATTCTTTGAAAAAAGCCAAACTAATGAGATAGATATAAAACTAAGGCAATACGATGAAAATTTCAAAAAGCTGCAAAAGCTTAATGAGGCAAAAGAGGCAAAGATCAAAGAATTGGAAAGAGAAATAAGTTATCTAAAGGAAATTAATAAAAGACTTAATATTTCTCTTGGGGAGTTTTTTAATCTTCAGGAAATCAGTAAGATAATAACACAAATACTGGACACAAATGAGCTTCTGAAATTTGTAAATGATGTTTTAATTGGTGTGACTGGTGTTGACAAAAGCTCGATATTATTATTTAATAAAGACAAAACAGAGCTTTACGTTGCATTTTCTAACCTTCCAGAAAACGAGCAAAAAGAAAGCTTCAAACAGGAGAATATAGAATGGCTCAAAAGTGTTGCGTTAAATTGTGAAAATGGTTATAGAAATAAGGTAAGCAGTGCTGATTGTCCTTTTATAAACGGAAGAGCTACAAAATCGATAATGTATGCTTCATTAGCAACAAAGAATGACAAGTATGGAATAATATTACTTGAACATATATTTGAAGATGTGTTTACAGAAGACAATCTTAGATTTTTAACATCTATTGCTGCACAAGTTTCAATTGCACTGGAAAACTCCAGTTTGTATCAGCAGATGAGATCAATGGCTATGGTTGATGGGCTAACAGGTGCATTTAATAGAATTTATCTTTATGAATTCTTGGAAAAAGAGATTCAGACATCTGGTAGAAGATATCCGATTAGCATTGCTCTTTTTGATGTTGACAACTTTAAAAAGCTAAATGATACGTATGGACATTTATTTGGTGACAAGGTTTTGCAAACAGTAGTTAGAATAGCAAGAGAAAAGGTGCGAAAAGGTGATATTGTTGCACGCTATGGTGGTGAAGAATTTATAATAGTATTTAATCATCTTGAAAGCAATGAAGCCTATAAGGTGGTTGAAAGAATAAGAAGAGCTATTGAAAGTGAAACAATAGAAGATAATTTGATTCAAACACGGGTAACAGTTAGCTTTGGTATTGCTTCTTATCCTTTACATGCTGACAATGTAAAGGATCTGATCAAATGTGCAGATGTTGCCATGTACAGAGCAAAAAGCAGTGGTAAAAATTGTACTGTAATATATAATCAGGAATTGGAGATGAAAGTATGA
- a CDS encoding ABC transporter ATP-binding protein, with translation MAYAIKVEGLTKRFGEFVAVNDISFSIPKGSIFALLGPNGSGKTTTIKIICGVLRATKGYVEVLGNDVSKYPEQVKQNIGYVSQKFSLYEDLTVEENIEFYGAIYDLSKDEIEEKKAKLLKFFGFEGREKSLVGTLSGGMKQKLAFACATLHNPQILILDEPTAGVDPISRKEYWEMIRVFSQVVLQY, from the coding sequence GTGGCATATGCAATCAAGGTAGAGGGGCTTACAAAAAGGTTTGGAGAGTTTGTTGCGGTAAATGACATATCATTTAGTATTCCCAAAGGTAGCATTTTCGCCTTGCTTGGGCCAAATGGGTCTGGGAAGACAACTACAATTAAAATAATATGTGGTGTTTTAAGAGCAACAAAAGGATACGTAGAAGTGCTTGGAAATGACGTTTCAAAATATCCAGAACAAGTAAAGCAAAATATAGGTTATGTTTCTCAAAAGTTTAGTCTGTATGAGGATTTAACGGTTGAAGAGAACATTGAATTTTATGGTGCGATATATGACCTTTCTAAGGACGAGATTGAAGAGAAAAAGGCAAAGCTACTTAAATTTTTTGGGTTTGAAGGCAGAGAAAAATCACTTGTTGGCACACTTTCTGGCGGAATGAAGCAGAAACTTGCTTTTGCTTGTGCCACACTTCACAATCCACAAATCTTAATCTTAGATGAGCCAACAGCTGGAGTTGACCCTATTTCAAGAAAAGAGTATTGGGAGATGATAAGAGTTTTTTCTCAAGTGGTGTTACAGTATTAG
- a CDS encoding Hsp20/alpha crystallin family protein, with the protein MLRDIVPFGRKPFDIMRKIEREFFDIDDWFEDFFAPEKGTRFMRTDIKETENEYIIEAELPGVKKEDIKIELYDNKLTIKAETKKEEKEERENFIRRERRYGAFSRTFYLDNVKEDGIKAKYEDGILRIVLPKERPSKPNVRTIDIE; encoded by the coding sequence ATGCTCAGAGACATAGTTCCATTTGGCAGAAAACCATTTGACATCATGAGAAAAATTGAAAGAGAGTTTTTTGACATTGATGACTGGTTTGAAGATTTCTTTGCACCTGAAAAAGGTACAAGATTCATGAGGACTGACATTAAGGAGACTGAAAATGAGTATATTATAGAAGCAGAACTTCCAGGGGTCAAAAAAGAGGATATCAAGATAGAGCTTTATGATAACAAGCTTACAATAAAGGCAGAGACAAAGAAAGAGGAAAAAGAAGAAAGAGAAAACTTTATAAGACGAGAAAGAAGATATGGTGCATTTTCCCGAACATTCTATCTTGACAATGTAAAAGAGGATGGTATCAAAGCAAAATACGAGGACGGAATCTTGAGAATAGTACTTCCAAAAGAACGACCTTCAAAACCAAATGTAAGAACAATTGATATAGAATAA
- a CDS encoding HlyD family secretion protein produces the protein MIKAILQSKNFKVFFTVLFLISIFTLFLTGCREENTEDVYSSTVEVSTIDINTEIAGRIVKVFVEEGSKVKKGDIIAKIDSSLYEVQKNIAQANLEVAKLSADIAEQNWELAKLKYQLLSKKPSKYKINQIKENILQLKDIKLGNENNIEFLEENIKNLEKMKMADLDTIKLLSELKMQLNSLKAQNSSLTHQINSLENQLEMVKNESVTDEDKMIAEISVDIAKRNYLQALSYVKVAEQNLKISDLNLEKTTITSPVDGIVLTKGVDQGQFVGIGTFIAQIGLSDYYLKIYVPSAQLQKLSLGKKVELILDNNKKAYGEIVFISDKGEFTPRNVETKEEKQKVVFMVKLKIIKLKIIKDKEILRPGMLVDVKI, from the coding sequence ATGATAAAGGCGATATTGCAATCTAAAAACTTTAAGGTATTTTTTACTGTCCTTTTTTTAATTTCAATTTTTACTCTCTTTTTGACAGGGTGCAGAGAAGAAAATACTGAAGATGTATACTCATCAACTGTAGAGGTATCGACTATTGATATAAACACTGAGATTGCTGGGAGAATAGTGAAAGTCTTTGTTGAAGAAGGTTCTAAAGTTAAAAAAGGTGACATAATAGCAAAGATTGATTCAAGCCTTTATGAAGTTCAAAAGAATATTGCACAGGCAAACCTTGAAGTTGCTAAATTGTCTGCGGATATCGCTGAGCAAAACTGGGAATTAGCAAAGCTAAAATATCAGCTTCTTTCTAAAAAACCATCGAAATACAAGATTAATCAGATAAAAGAAAATATTCTACAGCTAAAAGACATAAAATTAGGAAATGAAAATAACATTGAATTTTTGGAAGAAAACATAAAAAATTTAGAAAAGATGAAAATGGCTGATTTGGACACAATAAAGCTATTATCAGAACTAAAAATGCAATTAAATTCCCTAAAGGCTCAAAATAGTAGTCTAACACATCAGATTAATTCATTAGAAAACCAACTTGAAATGGTGAAAAACGAATCTGTTACAGATGAGGATAAAATGATTGCTGAGATTTCTGTTGACATTGCAAAGAGAAACTATTTGCAAGCTCTCTCTTATGTAAAAGTGGCAGAGCAGAACTTAAAAATTTCTGATTTAAATTTGGAAAAAACCACAATTACCTCACCTGTTGATGGTATTGTTTTAACAAAAGGGGTTGACCAAGGACAGTTTGTTGGTATTGGTACATTTATAGCTCAAATAGGCTTAAGCGACTACTATCTTAAGATATATGTTCCTTCAGCACAGCTACAAAAACTTTCGCTTGGTAAGAAGGTTGAGCTTATCTTAGATAACAACAAAAAAGCGTATGGTGAGATTGTGTTTATTTCTGATAAAGGAGAGTTTACACCAAGGAACGTAGAGACAAAAGAGGAAAAACAAAAAGTGGTTTTTATGGTCAAGCTAAAGATAATAAAGCTAAAGATAATAAAGGATAAAGAGATTTTAAGACCTGGGATGCTTGTTGATGTAAAGATTTAA
- a CDS encoding ABC transporter permease, with the protein MNGFSIRRFVAIAKKEFIQIKRDKASFVLAFVAPFIMLMLFGYAVKMDVENVSIGILDMAKTQESRELVRKLQNTRYFKPTFFAQNQVEIESSLDSGKIKAALIIPSHFAKLLKQNKSPEVLFIVDGTDPTIAKTVFSSGILTMQNFAQKNYFAQKNYVVKPIVDVRTRVKYNPSMKSELFTIPGLMGLIMQNITIILTAFAIVREREKGTMEQLIVTSIKSIELILGKLVPYTFLGLGDFLVALLFGILWFKVPVRGNILLLFVLGMEFVICALMIGMLISSVSKTQLQAMQLALLFLLPSVLLSGFMFPREAMPAVIRFVGNFVPLTYFLIILRGIVLKGVGIEYLWDEVLVLIFLGLVLLFISIKRFSKRFD; encoded by the coding sequence ATGAATGGTTTCTCAATAAGAAGATTTGTTGCCATTGCGAAAAAGGAGTTTATACAAATTAAAAGAGATAAGGCAAGTTTTGTTTTAGCATTTGTGGCACCATTTATTATGCTTATGCTCTTTGGCTATGCTGTCAAAATGGATGTCGAAAATGTAAGCATAGGAATACTTGACATGGCAAAGACACAAGAGAGTAGAGAACTTGTAAGAAAACTTCAGAACACAAGGTATTTTAAGCCAACCTTTTTTGCACAAAATCAGGTAGAGATAGAAAGTAGTCTTGACAGTGGAAAAATCAAAGCAGCTTTAATTATCCCTTCTCACTTTGCAAAACTTCTTAAACAAAACAAAAGTCCTGAAGTACTTTTTATAGTAGATGGGACAGATCCCACAATTGCAAAGACAGTATTTTCAAGCGGTATTTTGACAATGCAAAACTTTGCACAGAAAAACTATTTTGCACAGAAAAACTATGTTGTAAAACCTATTGTTGATGTCAGAACACGTGTAAAATACAATCCTTCTATGAAAAGCGAACTTTTTACAATCCCTGGTCTTATGGGACTTATTATGCAAAATATAACTATAATACTTACAGCCTTTGCAATTGTAAGAGAAAGAGAAAAAGGTACAATGGAACAGTTAATAGTAACTTCAATAAAATCAATCGAGCTAATTTTAGGGAAACTTGTTCCTTATACATTTCTTGGACTGGGTGACTTTTTAGTTGCGCTCCTGTTTGGAATACTATGGTTTAAGGTACCTGTGAGAGGCAATATTCTTTTGCTGTTTGTCTTGGGGATGGAATTTGTCATTTGTGCGCTCATGATAGGAATGCTCATATCTTCTGTCTCGAAAACACAGCTTCAGGCAATGCAGCTTGCACTTTTGTTTTTGTTGCCAAGTGTGCTACTTTCAGGTTTTATGTTCCCCCGTGAAGCAATGCCAGCTGTGATAAGGTTTGTAGGTAATTTTGTTCCTCTTACTTACTTTTTGATAATATTAAGGGGTATTGTTCTCAAAGGTGTCGGGATAGAATATCTGTGGGATGAGGTCTTGGTGTTAATATTTTTAGGGCTTGTACTTCTTTTTATTTCAATAAAGAGATTTTCAAAGAGGTTTGACTGA
- a CDS encoding tyrosine-type recombinase/integrase, with amino-acid sequence MRDYALILLTLDTGIRPKEAFSLLIEHFDFKTLQVYIPSDVAKTRVSRVIAYFASYRKCNQKANSRLKFDNNFLLQNSDKTRGLLLFIDRIYEI; translated from the coding sequence TTGCGTGATTATGCCCTGATTCTGCTTACATTAGACACTGGCATACGACCAAAGGAAGCTTTTTCGCTTCTCATTGAGCACTTTGACTTTAAGACGTTGCAAGTCTACATTCCAAGCGATGTAGCAAAGACAAGGGTATCGAGGGTAATTGCCTATTTTGCCAGTTACCGCAAATGCAATCAAAAGGCTAATAGCCGTTTAAAATTTGATAATAATTTTTTGCTGCAAAACTCGGACAAAACTCGGGGGTTACTTCTTTTTATAGACAGAATTTATGAGATATAA
- the nrdR gene encoding transcriptional regulator NrdR encodes MRCPFCGYEDSKVVDTRPTDEGRTIKRRRECLKCQKRFTTYEKVERQPILVIKKDNRREEFDRNKILNGIIKACQKRPVSIEQMNKIVDEIENEIYNSMREEISSREIGEMVMEKLKKIDEISYVRFASVYRQFKDINTFIEELQKLLTEKIE; translated from the coding sequence ATGAGATGTCCTTTTTGTGGATATGAAGACAGTAAAGTTGTTGATACTCGACCAACTGATGAGGGAAGAACTATTAAAAGGAGACGTGAATGTTTAAAGTGTCAGAAAAGGTTTACCACATATGAAAAGGTAGAAAGGCAGCCAATTTTAGTTATTAAGAAAGATAATAGGAGAGAAGAGTTTGACAGGAATAAAATCTTAAATGGTATTATAAAAGCTTGCCAGAAAAGACCTGTGTCTATTGAGCAGATGAATAAGATTGTAGATGAGATTGAAAATGAGATTTATAATTCTATGCGTGAGGAGATATCGTCAAGAGAAATTGGTGAGATGGTTATGGAAAAACTCAAGAAGATTGATGAGATTTCGTATGTGAGGTTTGCTTCTGTTTACAGGCAGTTTAAGGATATCAATACCTTCATAGAAGAGCTTCAGAAGCTTTTAACAGAAAAGATAGAATAA
- a CDS encoding phenylacetate--CoA ligase family protein — MIWSEYEKLNRKQYEELQLERLKRTVERVYENVPFYRKKFDEIGIKPHHIKTLKDIRLLPFTTKDDLRENYPYGLFTVPLSKIVRIHASSGTTGKPTVVGYTKHDMEIWTEVVARMVTAAGVREHDIAQIAFGYGLFTGAFGLHQGLERVGATVIPISSGNTEKQLLVMQDFGSTVLVCTPSYALYMDEVANELGIDKSKIKLRLGLFGAEASTVEMRREIEKKWGLFATENYGLSEIIGPGVSGECEYREGLHINEDHFYPEIINPETGEVLEEGETGELVLTTITKEGMPLIRYRTRDITSLIYEPCKCGRTNVRMTSVKGRTDDMLIIRGVNVFPSQIESVLMGIEGIGPHYQLVVTKKGYLDDLEVHVELVDGKLLERYAELEKLENKIKHRIFTVLGLNVKVKLVEPKTIERTTGKAKRVIDLRNKTN; from the coding sequence ATGATATGGTCTGAGTATGAAAAACTCAACAGAAAACAATACGAAGAATTACAATTGGAAAGGCTTAAAAGAACGGTAGAAAGGGTTTATGAAAACGTTCCTTTTTACCGAAAGAAGTTTGATGAGATAGGAATAAAGCCACATCATATCAAAACTTTAAAGGATATTCGACTTCTTCCATTTACAACTAAGGATGACTTGAGAGAAAACTATCCATATGGTCTTTTTACTGTTCCTCTTTCGAAAATTGTTAGAATTCACGCTTCCTCAGGTACAACTGGTAAGCCAACTGTTGTAGGATATACAAAACATGACATGGAAATCTGGACAGAAGTGGTTGCAAGAATGGTCACAGCAGCAGGTGTAAGAGAACATGATATCGCCCAGATTGCCTTTGGTTACGGACTATTTACTGGTGCATTTGGACTTCATCAGGGTTTAGAAAGAGTTGGTGCTACAGTTATTCCAATTTCCAGTGGTAATACTGAGAAGCAGTTGCTGGTTATGCAAGATTTTGGTTCTACAGTTTTGGTGTGTACCCCCTCTTATGCACTTTACATGGATGAGGTTGCAAACGAGCTTGGCATTGATAAGTCAAAGATAAAGCTAAGATTGGGTCTTTTTGGTGCAGAAGCTTCAACAGTTGAGATGAGGAGAGAAATTGAAAAGAAGTGGGGACTTTTTGCAACAGAGAATTATGGTCTTTCAGAAATAATTGGACCAGGAGTATCTGGTGAATGTGAATATAGGGAAGGCTTACATATAAATGAAGATCATTTCTATCCTGAAATAATAAATCCCGAGACAGGTGAGGTTCTTGAAGAAGGAGAGACAGGAGAACTTGTACTTACCACCATCACAAAAGAAGGTATGCCTCTTATAAGATATAGAACCAGAGATATTACATCACTGATATATGAGCCTTGCAAGTGCGGAAGGACAAATGTGAGAATGACATCTGTTAAAGGAAGAACAGATGATATGCTCATAATTCGAGGTGTCAATGTGTTTCCATCTCAGATAGAAAGTGTTCTGATGGGAATTGAAGGTATAGGTCCTCACTATCAACTTGTTGTTACAAAGAAAGGATATTTGGATGATTTAGAAGTTCATGTAGAGCTTGTAGATGGAAAGCTTTTGGAAAGATATGCTGAACTTGAAAAATTAGAAAACAAGATAAAACATAGAATATTTACTGTATTAGGTTTAAACGTGAAGGTAAAACTTGTTGAACCAAAAACTATTGAAAGAACTACTGGAAAAGCAAAAAGAGTAATTGATTTGAGAAACAAAACCAATTAA